The Vescimonas coprocola genome includes a window with the following:
- the thrS gene encoding threonine--tRNA ligase, which translates to MSEENKYTFENEEYRKTYWHTCSHVLAQAVKRLWPEVKLAIGPSIDGGFYYDLDAPFAFTQENLAQIEAEMRKICKEKLKLERFELPREEALKFMEEREEPYKVELINDLPADAHISFYKQGEFTDLCAGPHLDSTGRIKGNGIKLTACNAAYWRGDSSRQTLQRIYGVAFPKKEELDAYLKEREEALKRDHNKLGRELEYFTTVDCIGQGLPILLPKGARVIQQLQRWVEDTEEKAGYLLTKTPLMAKRDLYKISGHWDHYLDGMFVLGDPYDETKECFALRPMTCPFQYQVYLNRQRSYRDLPMRLGETSTLFRNEDSGEMHGLIRVRQFTISEGHLVLRPDQLEEEFKGCLALAKYCLGTVGLLDKCTFRFSQWDPANPNNKYEGTAEQWDHAQSTMEKILKDLDVHYSIGIDEAAFYGPKLDIQYKNVYGKEDTLVTIQIDMLLAERFGMYYIDENGNKALPYIIHRTSLGCYERTLAYLIEEYAGALPTWMMPEQVRLLPITDRAADYCAQQAQQLRQEGFRVEVDSRNEKIGKKIREATLEKIPYMLVVGDRDMEAGTVSVRTRTGEDLGAMTVADFTAMLHEVVDQKLKK; encoded by the coding sequence ATGAGCGAAGAAAACAAGTACACGTTTGAAAACGAGGAGTATCGCAAGACCTATTGGCACACCTGCTCCCACGTGCTGGCTCAGGCTGTCAAGCGCCTGTGGCCGGAGGTGAAGCTGGCCATCGGCCCGTCCATCGACGGCGGTTTTTACTACGATCTGGACGCACCCTTTGCCTTCACACAGGAGAATCTGGCCCAGATCGAGGCGGAGATGCGGAAGATCTGCAAGGAGAAGCTGAAGCTGGAGCGCTTCGAACTGCCCCGTGAGGAGGCATTGAAGTTCATGGAGGAGCGGGAGGAGCCCTACAAGGTGGAGCTCATCAACGACCTGCCCGCCGACGCCCACATCTCCTTTTATAAGCAGGGCGAGTTCACTGATCTGTGCGCCGGCCCCCATCTGGATTCCACCGGCCGCATCAAGGGCAACGGCATCAAGCTGACGGCCTGCAACGCCGCCTATTGGCGGGGCGACAGCAGCCGCCAGACCCTCCAGCGTATCTACGGCGTGGCCTTCCCCAAGAAGGAGGAGCTGGACGCCTACCTGAAGGAGCGGGAGGAGGCTCTGAAGCGGGATCACAACAAGCTGGGCCGTGAGCTGGAGTACTTCACCACCGTGGACTGCATCGGTCAGGGCCTGCCCATCCTGCTGCCCAAGGGCGCACGGGTCATCCAGCAGCTGCAGCGCTGGGTGGAGGACACCGAGGAGAAGGCCGGCTACCTGCTGACCAAGACCCCCCTGATGGCCAAGCGGGACCTGTATAAAATTTCCGGCCACTGGGATCACTATCTGGACGGTATGTTCGTGCTGGGCGACCCCTATGACGAGACGAAGGAGTGCTTTGCCCTGCGGCCCATGACCTGCCCCTTCCAGTATCAGGTGTATCTGAACCGCCAGCGCTCCTACCGTGACCTGCCCATGCGGCTGGGCGAGACGTCCACCCTGTTCCGCAACGAGGATTCCGGCGAGATGCACGGCCTGATCCGTGTGCGCCAGTTCACCATCTCCGAGGGCCATCTGGTGCTGCGTCCCGATCAGCTGGAGGAGGAGTTCAAGGGCTGCTTGGCGCTGGCCAAGTACTGCCTCGGCACCGTGGGTCTGCTGGATAAGTGTACCTTCCGGTTCTCCCAGTGGGATCCCGCCAACCCCAACAACAAGTACGAGGGTACGGCGGAGCAGTGGGATCACGCCCAGAGCACCATGGAGAAGATTTTGAAGGATCTGGACGTTCACTACTCCATCGGCATCGACGAGGCCGCCTTCTATGGCCCCAAGCTGGATATCCAGTATAAGAACGTGTACGGCAAGGAGGATACGCTGGTCACCATCCAGATCGATATGCTGCTGGCCGAGCGCTTCGGGATGTACTACATCGACGAAAACGGCAATAAGGCCCTGCCGTATATCATCCACCGTACCTCTCTGGGCTGCTACGAGCGGACGCTGGCCTACCTCATCGAGGAGTATGCCGGTGCGCTGCCCACCTGGATGATGCCGGAGCAGGTGCGCCTGCTGCCCATCACCGACCGGGCCGCCGACTACTGCGCCCAGCAGGCCCAGCAGCTGCGGCAAGAGGGCTTCCGGGTGGAGGTGGACAGCCGCAACGAGAAGATCGGCAAGAAGATCCGTGAGGCCACACTGGAGAAGATCCCCTATATGCTGGTGGTGGGCGACCGGGATATGGAGGCGGGTACCGTCTCCGTCCGTACCCGTACCGGCGAGGATCTGGGTGCCATGACCGTGGCGGACTTCACCGCCATGCTCCACGAGGTGGTGGATCAGAAGCTGAAGAAGTAA
- a CDS encoding TlpA disulfide reductase family protein — protein sequence MNVKKIITLLLAALLVLSLAACGKQGSDDMTKPDGEPKNAQEAAAMYKDLMDQENAILMENQSLWEKVFLSADKGMTTQEDGKNYGDFLLDTIESAKDKFTADELKLLRQGGEKIREIERTLAAIEAKFPDAAPKAPGNGDSIPADSPTTPGDSDKTQKFPAFEGKDLNGNTVKSDDLFSKNAVTVVNFWFTTCNPCAGELAELDALNKELAEKGGALIGVNTFTLGGDEAAISEAKDVLAKKGVTYQNVYFDSDGEAGKFTANIFAYPTTYVVDRNGNIVGDPIVGAITETKQAEALQAQIDKALSADKG from the coding sequence ATGAACGTAAAGAAAATCATCACACTGCTGCTGGCAGCACTGCTGGTGCTGTCCCTGGCCGCCTGCGGCAAACAGGGCAGCGACGACATGACAAAACCCGACGGCGAGCCCAAGAACGCCCAGGAGGCGGCCGCTATGTACAAGGACCTGATGGATCAGGAGAATGCCATTCTGATGGAAAACCAGTCCCTTTGGGAGAAGGTGTTCCTGTCCGCCGACAAGGGCATGACCACGCAGGAGGACGGCAAGAACTACGGTGATTTCCTGCTGGACACCATTGAATCCGCCAAGGACAAGTTTACCGCCGACGAGCTGAAGCTCCTGCGCCAGGGCGGCGAGAAGATCCGGGAGATCGAGCGCACCCTGGCCGCCATTGAGGCCAAGTTCCCCGATGCGGCTCCCAAGGCCCCGGGCAACGGTGACAGCATCCCTGCCGACAGCCCCACGACACCCGGCGACAGCGACAAGACGCAGAAGTTCCCCGCTTTCGAGGGCAAGGACCTCAACGGCAACACCGTCAAGAGCGATGACCTGTTCTCCAAGAACGCCGTCACCGTGGTGAACTTCTGGTTCACCACCTGCAATCCCTGCGCGGGAGAGCTTGCCGAGCTGGATGCGCTGAATAAGGAACTCGCAGAGAAGGGCGGCGCACTCATCGGTGTCAACACCTTCACGCTGGGCGGCGACGAGGCTGCGATTTCTGAGGCGAAGGATGTGCTGGCCAAGAAGGGCGTCACCTATCAGAATGTGTATTTTGACTCAGATGGTGAGGCGGGAAAGTTTACTGCCAACATCTTTGCTTATCCCACCACCTATGTGGTCGACCGCAACGGCAATATCGTGGGCGACCCCATCGTGGGTGCTATTACGGAAACGAAGCAGGCGGAGGCACTGCAAGCCCAGATCGACAAGGCACTGTCCGCCGATAAGGGTTGA
- a CDS encoding 4Fe-4S binding protein, producing the protein MGKKKRGVSQVLSRFRGWIQAGAALLTNLRLPNFLKGKLYQGAGKTVCVPGLNCYSCPAASGACPIGAFQAVVGSSKFSFSYYITGFLILLGVLLGRFICGFLCPFGWFQELLHKIPTKKLSTKKLKPLTYLKYAVLLVMVFLLPALLVNDVGMGDPFFCKYLCPQGVLEGAIPLSLANSGIRSALGKLFTWKFSILLSVIVLSVLFYRPFCKWLCPLGAFYALFNRVSLFQMKVDRNKCVSCGKCAKACKMDVDVTKTPNHTECIRCGMCIRACPTNAVSFRYGFGDGKKEPVKPADKLKTEETK; encoded by the coding sequence ACCTGCGTCTGCCGAACTTTCTCAAGGGCAAACTGTATCAAGGCGCAGGGAAAACCGTATGTGTACCCGGGCTGAATTGCTACTCCTGCCCGGCAGCCTCCGGTGCTTGTCCTATCGGGGCGTTTCAGGCGGTAGTGGGTTCTTCCAAGTTCAGCTTTTCCTATTATATCACAGGCTTTCTCATTTTGCTGGGAGTCCTGCTGGGACGCTTTATCTGCGGTTTTCTGTGTCCCTTCGGGTGGTTTCAGGAACTGCTGCATAAAATTCCCACGAAAAAGCTCTCCACGAAGAAGCTGAAGCCCCTGACCTATCTCAAGTATGCCGTCCTGCTGGTGATGGTTTTCCTGCTGCCGGCGCTTCTGGTGAACGATGTTGGCATGGGAGACCCGTTCTTCTGCAAATACCTCTGCCCCCAAGGCGTGCTGGAGGGAGCCATCCCGCTGTCCCTTGCCAATTCCGGCATCCGGTCGGCGCTGGGCAAGCTGTTTACATGGAAATTCAGCATCCTGCTGTCGGTGATCGTGCTGAGCGTACTGTTCTACCGTCCCTTCTGCAAGTGGCTCTGTCCGCTGGGAGCGTTTTACGCACTGTTCAACCGGGTGTCCCTCTTCCAGATGAAGGTGGATAGGAACAAATGCGTCTCCTGCGGGAAATGCGCCAAGGCCTGCAAAATGGATGTGGACGTGACAAAAACGCCCAACCATACCGAGTGCATCCGCTGTGGGATGTGCATCCGCGCCTGTCCCACCAACGCCGTCAGCTTCCGCTACGGCTTTGGAGACGGCAAAAAAGAACCTGTAAAACCTGCAGATAAATTAAAAACGGAGGAAACAAAATGA